A single region of the Vicia villosa cultivar HV-30 ecotype Madison, WI linkage group LG4, Vvil1.0, whole genome shotgun sequence genome encodes:
- the LOC131597501 gene encoding uncharacterized protein LOC131597501 — MGDPFKNTSKAEVVHTVDSDLENNKDEQRKKSTSAGPVKSKAVTKSKGVGPSKSWSKVIPKKRKEREIVEPESDVEVNVPDIPSRKKPTTSKLAASIPEVPIDNVSFHYASSASRWKYVLQKRLDVERELASNALENKKVLEMIQEAGLLKTVCNLPKCYEKLVKEFVVNLSEDCGNSRSVDYKKVFVRGKCVSFSPSVINKFLGRTDEAQTELEVTDNQVCQVITAKQVNSWPLKEKLTASKMSIKYAMLHKLGAANWVPTNHKSTISTVLGRFLYVVGTKAKFDYGAYMFDQTMNHAGSFRIKGPIAFPSLLYGIILDQYSNILNEHDIVCKRESPLAFHYKLFKGKHVPDIVMT, encoded by the exons ATGGGTGATCCCTTCAAAAACACCAGTAAGGCTGAGGTTGTTCACACCGTTGATAGTGACCTAGAAAACAACAAGGATGAACAAAG GAAGAAGAGTACTTCTGCAGGTCCTGTCAAGAGCAAAGCTGTAACCAAGAGTAAAGGGGTTGGTCCATCAAAATCTTGGAGCAAGGTcattccaaagaaaagaaaggagcgAGAAATTGTTGAACCTGAATCTGATGTTGAAGTGAATGTCCCTGACATTCCATCGAGGAAGAAGCCTACAACCAGCAAGCTTGCTGCTAGTATTCCTGAAGTTCCCATTGATAATGTGTCTTTCCACTATGCCTCTAGTGCCAGCAGATGGAAGTATGTTCTCCAAAAGAGATTGGATGTTGAAAGGGAATTGGCTTCAAATGCTCTTGAAAACAAGAAGGTCTTAGAGATGATTCAAGAAGCTGGACTGCTAAAAACTGTTTGCAATCTTCCCAAATGTTATGAGAAGCTGGTCAAAGAATTTGTGGTGAACCTATCTGAAGATTGTGGCAACAGCAGGAGTGTAGACTACAAAAAGGTATTTGTAAGAGGTAAGTGTGTATCATTCTCTCCATCTGTGATTAATAAATTCTTGGGAAGAACAGATGAAGCTCAAACTGAGCTGGAAGTAACAGACAACCAAGTCTGTCAAGTGATTACAGCCAAGCAGGTAAACAGCTGGCCCTTGAAAGAGAAGCTAACTGCAAGTAAGATGAGCATCAAGTATGCAATGCTTCACAAGTTAGGAGCAGCTAATTGGGTTCCAACAAATCACAAGTCCACTATCTCAACTGTGCTTGGTAGATTTCTGTATGTTGTAGGAACAAAGGCAAAGTTTGATTATGGAGCATATATGTTTGACCAAACCATGAATCATGCCGGAAGCTTCCGTATTAAGGGTCCAATTGCTTTTCCATCCCTCTTGTATGGTATAATTCTGGATCAGTATTCAAACATTCTCAATGAACATGATATAGTGTGCAAAAGAGAAAGTCCCTTAGCCTTCCATTACAAACTGTTTAAGGGTAAGCATGTTCCAGACATTGTCATGACATAA